Proteins co-encoded in one Ictalurus furcatus strain D&B chromosome 9, Billie_1.0, whole genome shotgun sequence genomic window:
- the id2a gene encoding DNA-binding protein inhibitor ID-2a gives MKAISPVRSFRKNGASVTEQSLGVSRSKTPADDPLSLLYNMNDCYSKLKELVPSIPQNKHVSKMEILQHVIDYILDLQIALDSHSAMSTLHHPRPGQGSSRTPLTTINTDISILSLQTPEFQSDLITEDSRTLYR, from the exons ATGAAAGCTATAAGTCCAGTGAGGTCTTTCCGGAAAAACGGCGCGAGCGTGACGGAGCAAAGCCTCGGAGTGTCTCGGAGCAAGACCCCCGCGGACGATCCTCTCAGCCTGCTGTACAACATGAACGACTGCTACTCCAAGCTCAAGGAGCTGGTGCCGAGCATCCCGCAGAACAAGCACGTGAGCAAAATGGAGATCCTGCAGCATGTCATCGATTACATCCTGGATCTGCAGATCGCCCTCGACTCACATTCCGCGATGAGCACTCTCCATCACCCCCGACCCGGCCAGGGCTCGTCCAGAACACCGctcaccaccatcaacacagACATCAGCATCCTGTCCTTACAG ACACCGGAGTTTCAGTCAGACTTGATCACAGAGGACAGTCGGACACTTTATCGTTAA